From the Comamonas odontotermitis genome, one window contains:
- the yedF gene encoding sulfurtransferase-like selenium metabolism protein YedF has translation MSNYTPDYRLDMMGEPCPYPAVATLEAMPSLQPGEILEVISDCPQSINNIPLDAKNHGYEVLEIQQDGPTIRYLIRK, from the coding sequence ATGTCCAATTACACGCCCGACTACCGCCTCGACATGATGGGCGAGCCCTGCCCGTACCCAGCCGTTGCCACGCTGGAAGCCATGCCCAGCCTCCAACCCGGCGAAATCCTGGAAGTGATCTCCGACTGCCCACAGTCGATCAACAACATTCCGCTGGACGCCAAGAACCACGGCTACGAAGTGCTGGAAATCCAGCAGGATGGCCCGACCATCCGTTACCTGATCAGGAAGTGA
- a CDS encoding UDP-glucose dehydrogenase family protein, translating into MKVTVFGTGYVGLVQGAVLADVGHQVLCVDVDAAKVAALQAGQIPIHEPGLDKLVTSNHANGRLRFTTDAAEGVRHSEVIFLAVGTPPDEDGSADLQYVLAVARTIAQHMTGSRIVINKSTVPVGTADKVRDVIAQGLAARGASYGFDVVSNPEFLKEGAAVADCQRPDRIIIGTGNPASEARLRELYAPFNRNHDRIVVMDVRSAELTKYAANAMLATKISFMNEIANLAERLGANVEAVRRGIGSDPRIGYHFIYPGAGYGGSCFPKDVKALVRTAQDTGFEPLLLNAVEARNEAQRNVLFERISAFYGGQLQGRTIALWGLAFKPNTDDMREAPSRNLLEALWAAGARVQAYDPVAMKEARRIYGERDDLVLVDSVDAAVQGADCLAIVTEWQIFRAPDFEQLAASLKDRMVFDGRNLYDPAQVASYGLGYVSIGRQPVRPKGH; encoded by the coding sequence ATGAAAGTCACTGTTTTCGGAACCGGCTATGTCGGTCTTGTACAAGGGGCCGTGCTGGCCGACGTAGGCCACCAGGTGCTCTGCGTGGATGTGGACGCCGCCAAGGTGGCCGCACTGCAGGCCGGGCAGATTCCCATCCATGAGCCGGGCCTCGACAAGCTCGTGACCAGCAACCACGCCAACGGCCGCCTGCGCTTTACCACCGATGCGGCCGAAGGCGTGCGGCACAGCGAGGTCATCTTCCTGGCCGTGGGCACCCCGCCCGATGAGGATGGCAGCGCCGACCTGCAATACGTGCTGGCGGTGGCCCGCACCATTGCCCAGCACATGACGGGGTCGCGCATCGTCATCAACAAATCCACAGTCCCCGTTGGCACCGCCGACAAAGTGCGCGACGTGATCGCGCAGGGCCTCGCCGCTCGTGGCGCGAGCTACGGCTTTGACGTGGTCTCCAACCCCGAATTCCTGAAGGAAGGCGCCGCAGTCGCCGACTGCCAGCGGCCCGACCGCATCATCATCGGCACGGGCAACCCGGCATCCGAGGCCCGGCTGCGCGAGCTGTACGCGCCCTTCAACCGCAACCACGACAGGATCGTCGTGATGGATGTGCGAAGCGCGGAGCTGACCAAGTACGCCGCCAATGCCATGCTGGCCACCAAGATCAGCTTCATGAACGAGATCGCCAACCTGGCCGAACGGCTGGGCGCCAATGTGGAAGCCGTGCGCCGCGGCATCGGCAGCGATCCTCGCATTGGCTACCACTTCATCTACCCCGGCGCGGGCTATGGCGGCAGCTGCTTCCCCAAGGATGTGAAAGCCCTGGTCCGCACCGCGCAGGACACCGGCTTCGAGCCCCTATTGCTGAACGCCGTGGAGGCCCGCAACGAAGCCCAGCGCAACGTGCTGTTCGAGCGCATCAGCGCCTTCTATGGCGGGCAGTTGCAGGGCAGAACCATTGCACTGTGGGGCCTGGCCTTCAAGCCCAATACCGACGACATGCGCGAGGCACCCAGCCGCAACCTGCTCGAAGCCCTGTGGGCAGCAGGCGCCCGGGTACAGGCCTACGACCCGGTGGCGATGAAAGAAGCGCGACGCATCTATGGCGAGCGCGACGACCTGGTACTGGTGGACAGCGTGGATGCAGCCGTGCAGGGCGCCGATTGCCTGGCAATCGTCACCGAGTGGCAAATCTTCCGTGCGCCCGATTTCGAGCAACTCGCCGCCAGCCTGAAGGACCGCATGGTGTTCGATGGCCGCAACCTGTACGACCCGGCGCAGGTAGCCAGCTACGGCCTGGGCTATGTCTCCATTGGCCGCCAGCCTGTGCGGCCCAAGGGCCATTGA
- a CDS encoding D-hexose-6-phosphate mutarotase, translated as MNNTHGWAALVWEGFPAWYKQWADGSSLLVAEQGAQVLSWKTADGREHLYLSPASARDGKTAIRGGVPVCFPQFNTRGSLPKHGFVRNLGWQVVECGAQHIALRLQDGLATRQFWPEAFDAVLRAEVGANSLAITLEVRNIGSTPWAMTCALHSYLQVDEITQTQLAGLQGAACWDALADTRFAEAADQIDFGAAPGAGFDRVFSTPGAGGKLLQISQQFAHDGRALTIQNSANASEVVVWNPGAALSQELADMPDDGWRQMLCVEAASIDVPVTLAPGQSWRLMQTLTTAGA; from the coding sequence ATGAACAACACACACGGCTGGGCGGCACTCGTCTGGGAAGGTTTTCCCGCCTGGTACAAGCAATGGGCGGACGGCAGCAGCCTCCTCGTGGCAGAGCAGGGCGCGCAAGTGCTGTCGTGGAAGACGGCAGATGGCCGCGAACACCTGTACCTGAGCCCCGCCAGCGCGCGCGATGGCAAGACGGCCATCCGTGGAGGCGTGCCGGTGTGCTTTCCCCAGTTCAACACGCGCGGATCACTGCCCAAGCATGGCTTTGTGCGCAACCTGGGCTGGCAGGTGGTGGAATGTGGCGCGCAGCATATTGCACTGCGCCTGCAGGATGGCCTGGCTACCCGGCAGTTCTGGCCCGAGGCCTTTGATGCCGTACTGCGTGCTGAAGTTGGCGCCAACTCGCTGGCCATCACGCTGGAAGTGCGCAACATCGGCAGCACGCCTTGGGCCATGACCTGCGCGCTGCACAGCTATCTGCAGGTGGATGAGATCACGCAGACGCAGCTTGCAGGCCTGCAGGGCGCTGCGTGCTGGGATGCGCTGGCCGATACCCGCTTTGCCGAAGCGGCCGATCAGATCGATTTTGGCGCCGCGCCGGGAGCGGGTTTTGATCGCGTGTTCTCGACGCCCGGCGCTGGCGGTAAATTGCTACAAATTTCGCAGCAATTTGCGCATGACGGACGGGCGCTGACCATCCAAAACAGTGCAAATGCCAGTGAGGTGGTGGTGTGGAACCCGGGTGCGGCGCTGAGCCAGGAGCTGGCCGACATGCCCGATGATGGCTGGCGCCAGATGCTGTGCGTGGAGGCAGCCAGCATCGACGTCCCCGTCACCCTGGCCCCTGGGCAGTCTTGGCGACTGATGCAAACGCTAACTACGGCTGGCGCATAA
- a CDS encoding glycosyltransferase family 39 protein, whose protein sequence is MTSSPSASAKDWQQPLYQHPLAWILLLACAHIISRVTISEGMKWDESEQILWSQEFLLGYGSQPPAYSWLQWAVGQVLGPSVLALSIVKHSLIVLTYVLAWQAARVLLPAKGAFWVAGGLLLMLPFGWDSVRDQTHTILVTAMTFGTWWMVLRQVKTPNPVHFVWLGVFCGLGMLAKYSFAMLIGVLFVTALTVPQVRRAILGHGWWLAPLVGLLIFAPHAWWLSQHWREATTETIHKMDISTQVSHLKGLGALAKAVFSTLGLWLIVALATYRGRLWRAAYRAEATAGAVPDWRAWAWPLLRRYLALVFLILIAMVVVGDVSSFKQRWVLPLTAIAPLALYAWRPALLAEGTGRGYTTAVVLFALVFWTLATIRPWQADWRHDPDELNHPVAQLAQQLAAAGYDGKGVIVGSDHMVAAMLRSHNPHAYAMSCTAEWGRMAECLAGGRARAADSRVGLLYIARMDKAAPDWWDTVLASHPGAAPQSFTIPFVHMRASTPPMQYQYVWLPAPVNP, encoded by the coding sequence ATGACGTCTTCGCCCTCCGCTTCTGCCAAAGACTGGCAGCAGCCCCTCTACCAGCACCCGCTGGCCTGGATACTGCTGCTGGCCTGTGCGCACATCATCTCGCGCGTCACCATCTCGGAGGGCATGAAGTGGGACGAGTCCGAGCAAATCCTCTGGTCGCAGGAGTTCCTATTGGGCTACGGCTCTCAGCCCCCCGCCTACAGCTGGCTGCAATGGGCCGTGGGCCAGGTGCTGGGGCCATCGGTGCTGGCGCTCTCCATCGTCAAACACAGCCTGATCGTGCTCACCTATGTGCTGGCCTGGCAGGCCGCGCGCGTGCTGCTGCCCGCCAAGGGCGCCTTCTGGGTGGCAGGCGGCCTACTGCTGATGCTGCCCTTTGGCTGGGACAGCGTGCGCGACCAGACCCACACCATCCTCGTGACCGCCATGACTTTTGGCACCTGGTGGATGGTGCTGCGTCAGGTCAAGACGCCCAACCCTGTCCATTTTGTCTGGCTGGGCGTGTTCTGCGGCCTGGGCATGCTGGCCAAATACAGCTTTGCCATGCTGATCGGCGTGCTCTTTGTGACTGCACTGACGGTGCCGCAGGTGCGCCGCGCCATACTGGGCCATGGCTGGTGGCTCGCTCCGCTGGTGGGCCTGCTGATCTTTGCGCCACACGCCTGGTGGCTGTCGCAGCATTGGCGTGAGGCCACCACGGAAACCATCCACAAGATGGACATCTCCACCCAGGTCTCGCACCTCAAAGGCCTGGGCGCCCTGGCCAAGGCCGTATTTTCCACGCTGGGGCTGTGGCTTATTGTTGCGCTGGCAACCTATCGGGGGCGCTTGTGGAGGGCCGCCTACCGCGCAGAGGCAACAGCAGGTGCCGTGCCCGACTGGCGCGCCTGGGCATGGCCGCTGCTGCGCCGCTATCTGGCCCTGGTATTCCTCATTCTGATCGCCATGGTGGTGGTGGGCGATGTCAGCAGCTTCAAGCAGCGCTGGGTGCTGCCCCTGACGGCCATTGCACCACTGGCGCTGTATGCCTGGCGCCCGGCCCTGCTGGCGGAAGGAACGGGCCGCGGCTATACCACGGCGGTAGTGCTGTTTGCGCTGGTGTTCTGGACCCTCGCCACGATCCGCCCCTGGCAGGCTGACTGGCGCCACGACCCCGACGAGCTGAACCACCCGGTTGCCCAACTGGCCCAGCAGCTGGCGGCCGCTGGCTACGACGGCAAAGGCGTGATTGTTGGCTCCGACCACATGGTGGCCGCCATGCTGCGCTCGCACAACCCGCATGCCTATGCCATGTCCTGCACCGCCGAGTGGGGCCGCATGGCCGAATGCCTTGCAGGTGGCCGCGCCCGGGCTGCCGATTCCCGTGTAGGCCTGCTGTACATTGCACGCATGGACAAGGCCGCGCCCGACTGGTGGGACACCGTGCTCGCCAGCCACCCAGGGGCTGCACCGCAGTCCTTCACCATTCCTTTCGTCCATATGCGCGCCAGCACGCCGCCCATGCAATACCAGTATGTGTGGCTGCCTGCCCCCGTGAACCCATGA
- the yedE gene encoding selenium metabolism membrane protein YedE/FdhT, with product MSGKITRSIIAPVRSGTSAGRIRLCCRHLFERPSTCRALLQHAPGGLGQTLRTPAQQGRNMTWQDFKHQYLVRFWSPVPAVIAAGVLSAYYFGLTGTFWAVTGEFTRWGGHVLQFFGVDLSNWGYFKVIGLQGTPLTRIDGVMIIGMFVGCFSAALWANNVKLRMPNHRIRVVQAIVGGIIAGFGARLAMGCNLAAFFTGIPQFSLHAWFFAIATAIGSLFGAKVSMLPIFRIPVKLQKVNAAQPLSAREAQAKKRFRLGMFLFVAFICWAIAKVFDAPKLGFAALFGLMFGLIIERAQVCFTSAFRDLWLTGRTQMAKAIIFGMAAGTIGVYSYVQLGLDPKIFWAGPNAVIGGLLFGFGIVLAGGCETGWMYRAVEGQVHYWWVGLGNIIGSTLLALVWDDLAPAIAINYDKINLLKALGPQAGLLTTYVMLAISLLLVLWWERHFFNRKQRQQSIQASVRPAVQ from the coding sequence GTGTCTGGAAAAATCACAAGGAGCATAATCGCTCCCGTCCGCTCCGGTACATCCGCCGGGAGGATTCGCCTCTGTTGCAGGCACCTATTTGAAAGACCCTCCACCTGTCGCGCGCTGCTGCAGCATGCGCCGGGAGGCCTGGGCCAGACGCTGCGCACGCCCGCGCAGCAAGGAAGAAACATGACCTGGCAAGACTTCAAGCACCAATACCTGGTGCGCTTCTGGTCGCCCGTGCCCGCAGTGATTGCGGCAGGCGTCCTCTCTGCATATTACTTTGGCCTGACCGGCACTTTCTGGGCCGTCACCGGCGAGTTCACCCGGTGGGGCGGCCATGTGCTCCAGTTCTTCGGGGTCGATCTCTCGAACTGGGGCTACTTCAAGGTCATCGGCCTGCAGGGGACGCCGCTCACCCGCATCGATGGTGTGATGATCATCGGCATGTTCGTAGGCTGCTTCTCGGCTGCGCTCTGGGCCAACAACGTCAAGCTGCGCATGCCCAACCACCGTATCCGCGTGGTGCAGGCCATCGTCGGCGGCATCATTGCTGGTTTCGGCGCACGCCTGGCCATGGGCTGCAACCTGGCGGCGTTCTTCACCGGCATTCCGCAGTTCTCGCTGCACGCATGGTTCTTTGCCATTGCCACGGCCATTGGCTCACTGTTCGGCGCCAAGGTGAGCATGCTGCCCATCTTCCGCATTCCGGTCAAACTGCAGAAAGTGAACGCCGCCCAGCCGCTGTCGGCGCGCGAAGCCCAGGCCAAGAAGCGCTTTCGCCTGGGCATGTTTCTGTTCGTCGCTTTCATCTGCTGGGCGATTGCCAAGGTGTTCGATGCACCCAAGCTCGGCTTTGCCGCTTTGTTCGGGCTGATGTTCGGCCTGATCATCGAGCGCGCCCAGGTGTGCTTCACCTCGGCTTTCCGTGACCTGTGGCTGACCGGACGTACCCAGATGGCCAAGGCCATCATCTTCGGCATGGCCGCTGGCACCATCGGCGTCTACAGCTACGTGCAACTGGGGCTCGATCCCAAGATCTTCTGGGCAGGTCCCAATGCCGTGATTGGCGGCCTGCTGTTTGGCTTTGGCATCGTGCTCGCAGGCGGGTGCGAGACCGGCTGGATGTACCGCGCCGTCGAAGGCCAGGTGCATTACTGGTGGGTGGGTCTGGGCAACATCATCGGCTCCACCCTGCTGGCGCTGGTATGGGACGATCTGGCCCCCGCCATCGCCATCAACTACGACAAGATCAACCTGCTCAAGGCCCTGGGCCCGCAGGCGGGCCTGCTCACCACCTATGTGATGCTGGCCATCTCGCTGCTGCTCGTGCTGTGGTGGGAGCGCCATTTCTTCAACCGCAAGCAGCGCCAGCAATCCATTCAGGCCAGCGTGCGCCCTGCCGTTCAGTAA
- a CDS encoding DsrE/DsrF/TusD sulfur relay family protein has translation MTQKIVIIVHAAPYGSERCLSALRVATALAGHDARPEVKVFLMSDATVVGLPNQHDGTGPGLQAMVETLVAEGVTIRLCRTCALARGLAELTLINGVSIGTLPELADWTLTADKVLTF, from the coding sequence ATGACCCAGAAAATCGTCATCATCGTGCATGCCGCACCCTATGGCAGCGAGCGCTGCCTGTCGGCCCTGCGCGTGGCCACCGCACTGGCCGGGCACGATGCCAGGCCGGAAGTGAAGGTGTTCCTGATGTCCGATGCCACTGTCGTCGGCCTGCCGAACCAGCATGACGGCACGGGCCCCGGCCTGCAGGCCATGGTGGAAACCTTGGTGGCCGAGGGCGTCACCATCAGGCTCTGCCGCACCTGTGCGCTGGCACGGGGCCTGGCCGAGTTGACCTTGATCAACGGTGTGAGCATTGGCACGCTGCCCGAGCTGGCCGACTGGACATTGACCGCCGACAAGGTCCTCACCTTCTGA
- a CDS encoding amino acid permease, giving the protein MPGTASRSSPSGAATELRRDLKARHLSMIAIGGSIGTGLFVASGATIAQAGPGGALLAYGVIGLMVYFLMTSLGELAAYMPVSGSFATYGARYVDEGFGFALGWNYWYNWAITIAVDLVASQLVMTYWFPDVPGYWWSALFLLLMVALNAISVKGFGEAEYWFAAIKVTTVLVFIAIGVAMIVGILHGGPQNGIWGALATWQVGDAPFAGGFAALIGVAMIVGFSFQGTELIGIAAAESEDPARNIPRAVRQVFWRILLFYVLAIAVISSLIPYTDPQLLRNEVGDISVSPFTLVFQKAGLLSAAAVMNAVVLTSVLSAGNSGMYASTRMLYTLACQGMAPKAFARLSGNGVPVLALLATTVMAGLCFFSFLFSPKTVYLWLLNLSGMTGFIAWLGIAVSHYRFRKGFVAQGHDVSQLPYVSPWFPFGPIFAFVLCLTITLGQNYEAFLKDQIDWGGVVATYIGLPVFLVIWWGYRMAKGSRTVAYRDMRFDGHVTIKK; this is encoded by the coding sequence ATGCCGGGTACTGCTTCCCGTTCCTCTCCCTCCGGCGCCGCGACCGAGCTGCGCCGCGACCTCAAGGCCCGCCATCTGTCGATGATTGCCATTGGCGGCTCCATCGGCACGGGCCTGTTCGTGGCCTCTGGCGCCACCATTGCCCAGGCCGGGCCCGGCGGCGCGCTGCTCGCCTATGGTGTCATCGGCCTGATGGTGTATTTTTTGATGACCAGCCTGGGCGAGCTGGCGGCCTATATGCCAGTGTCGGGTTCGTTTGCCACCTACGGCGCGCGCTATGTCGACGAAGGCTTTGGCTTTGCGCTGGGCTGGAACTATTGGTACAACTGGGCGATCACGATTGCGGTCGATCTGGTGGCGTCGCAGTTGGTGATGACATACTGGTTTCCCGATGTGCCGGGTTATTGGTGGAGTGCCCTGTTCCTGCTGCTGATGGTGGCGCTCAATGCCATCTCGGTCAAAGGCTTTGGTGAGGCAGAGTACTGGTTTGCCGCCATCAAGGTGACGACGGTGCTGGTGTTCATCGCGATTGGCGTGGCCATGATCGTAGGCATTCTCCATGGCGGCCCGCAAAACGGCATCTGGGGTGCTCTGGCTACGTGGCAAGTGGGGGATGCGCCCTTTGCAGGGGGCTTTGCAGCGCTGATCGGCGTGGCGATGATTGTGGGCTTTTCCTTTCAGGGGACGGAGCTCATCGGCATTGCAGCGGCAGAGTCGGAAGACCCCGCACGCAACATTCCGCGCGCGGTGCGCCAGGTGTTCTGGCGCATTCTGCTGTTCTATGTGCTGGCGATTGCGGTCATCAGCTCGCTCATTCCCTACACCGACCCGCAGCTGCTGCGCAACGAGGTGGGCGACATCAGCGTGAGCCCCTTTACCCTGGTGTTCCAGAAAGCCGGGCTGCTGTCGGCGGCTGCCGTCATGAATGCGGTGGTGCTCACTTCGGTGCTGTCGGCAGGAAATTCGGGCATGTATGCCTCCACGCGCATGCTCTACACGCTGGCCTGCCAGGGCATGGCGCCCAAGGCATTTGCGCGTCTGTCGGGCAACGGGGTGCCGGTGCTGGCGCTGCTGGCCACCACGGTGATGGCCGGGCTGTGCTTTTTCAGCTTTCTGTTCAGCCCCAAGACGGTGTACCTGTGGCTTTTGAACCTTTCGGGCATGACAGGTTTCATCGCCTGGCTGGGCATTGCCGTGAGCCACTACCGCTTTCGCAAGGGCTTTGTGGCGCAGGGGCATGATGTGTCGCAACTGCCCTATGTATCGCCCTGGTTCCCTTTCGGGCCGATCTTTGCTTTCGTTCTGTGCCTCACCATCACGCTGGGCCAGAACTACGAGGCATTCCTGAAAGACCAGATCGATTGGGGTGGCGTGGTGGCTACCTATATCGGCCTGCCGGTGTTTTTGGTGATCTGGTGGGGCTACCGCATGGCCAAGGGTTCACGCACCGTGGCCTACCGCGATATGCGTTTTGACGGGCATGTTACTATCAAAAAATGA
- a CDS encoding NAD-dependent epimerase produces MNTVLVTGAAGFIGMHCAQRLLAQGLAVVGIDNLNNYYDVALKDARLAQLQSHPHFRFVKLDVADRAGMAALFDEVRPQRVLHLAAQAGVRYSIDQPDDYTDSNLLGFGNVLQGCRKHEVAHLVYASSSSVYGGNAKMPYAESDAVDHPISYYAATKKANELMAHTYSHLYGMPTTGLRFFTVYGPWGRPDMALFKFTKAILAGETIDVYGNGELVRDFTFIDDIVEGILRVLDKPAAPDAGYDALQPNPGTSTAPYRIFNIGNSNPTVLMDYIAALESALGTTANKRMLPIQPGDMHSTSADTRALQAWVNFAPSTTVRDGVQRFVDWYRSFYRV; encoded by the coding sequence ATGAACACTGTCCTCGTCACCGGCGCCGCCGGTTTTATCGGTATGCACTGTGCCCAGCGCCTGCTCGCCCAGGGCCTGGCTGTGGTGGGCATCGACAACCTCAACAACTACTACGATGTGGCGCTGAAGGATGCGCGCCTGGCACAGCTGCAAAGCCACCCCCATTTCCGCTTCGTGAAGCTGGATGTGGCCGACCGCGCAGGCATGGCTGCCCTCTTTGACGAAGTGCGCCCCCAGCGCGTGCTGCACCTAGCCGCCCAGGCCGGCGTGCGCTATTCCATCGACCAGCCCGACGACTACACCGACAGCAACCTGCTGGGCTTTGGCAATGTTCTGCAAGGCTGCCGCAAGCACGAGGTGGCGCACCTGGTGTACGCCAGCAGCTCCAGCGTGTACGGCGGCAATGCCAAGATGCCCTATGCCGAAAGCGATGCGGTCGACCACCCGATCAGCTACTACGCGGCCACCAAGAAGGCCAACGAGCTGATGGCGCACACCTATTCGCACCTGTATGGCATGCCCACGACCGGGCTGCGGTTCTTCACCGTGTACGGTCCCTGGGGTCGGCCCGATATGGCCTTGTTCAAGTTCACCAAGGCGATTCTGGCGGGCGAGACCATCGACGTGTATGGCAACGGCGAGTTGGTACGCGATTTCACCTTCATCGACGACATTGTCGAAGGCATCCTGCGCGTGCTGGACAAGCCTGCGGCTCCCGATGCCGGCTACGACGCGCTGCAGCCCAACCCGGGCACCAGCACCGCCCCTTACCGCATCTTCAACATCGGCAACAGCAATCCCACGGTGCTGATGGACTACATCGCAGCGCTGGAATCGGCCTTGGGCACCACCGCCAACAAGCGTATGCTGCCCATACAGCCGGGCGATATGCACAGCACATCGGCCGACACCCGCGCCCTGCAGGCCTGGGTGAACTTTGCCCCATCGACCACTGTCAGAGACGGTGTCCAGCGCTTTGTGGACTGGTACCGCTCGTTCTACCGCGTATGA
- a CDS encoding glycosyltransferase family 2 protein: MSSPAVSIVVPIYNEFDNLTALVDRIDAAMRAQPLSYELIAVDDGSKDDSARLLLELASTRPWLRPVILARNYGQSSALQAGFDRVRGKYVVTLDADLQNEPDDIPLLLNRLETDASVDMVSGWRKDRQDAAISRKLPSKIANRLISNATGVQLHDYGCALKAYRRHIIDRIHLYGELHRFIPSLARDAGARITEVPVRHHARTAGVSKYGIDRTFRVILDLILMVFLMRYRQRPLHAFGGLGLWLATPGFLILAYLFVVKLMGESIGGRPLLIVGVMLVLMGMTFVAAGLIGEMLTRVYYESGGGRQYYADEYRIDTTAEAPQMVRVEVPRAAATAAI; this comes from the coding sequence GTGTCTTCTCCTGCCGTATCCATCGTCGTCCCCATCTATAACGAATTTGACAACCTGACCGCCCTGGTGGACCGGATCGATGCGGCCATGCGCGCGCAGCCGCTCAGCTACGAGCTGATTGCCGTGGACGATGGATCGAAGGACGACAGCGCCAGGCTGCTGCTGGAGCTGGCATCGACCCGCCCCTGGCTGCGGCCGGTGATTCTGGCCCGCAACTACGGCCAATCGAGCGCGCTGCAGGCCGGGTTTGACCGCGTGCGTGGCAAATATGTGGTGACGCTGGATGCCGACCTGCAAAACGAGCCGGACGATATTCCGCTGCTGCTCAACCGCCTGGAAACCGATGCCAGCGTGGACATGGTGTCCGGCTGGCGCAAGGATCGCCAGGATGCAGCAATTTCGCGCAAATTGCCGTCAAAAATAGCCAACCGGCTCATATCCAACGCCACTGGCGTGCAACTGCACGACTATGGCTGCGCCCTCAAGGCGTACCGCCGCCACATCATCGACCGTATTCACCTGTACGGCGAGCTGCATCGCTTCATTCCGTCGCTGGCGCGCGATGCCGGTGCGCGCATCACCGAAGTGCCGGTGCGCCACCATGCGCGCACGGCGGGCGTGTCCAAATACGGCATTGACCGTACCTTCCGCGTCATCCTGGATCTGATCCTGATGGTGTTTCTGATGCGCTATCGCCAGCGCCCGCTGCACGCCTTTGGCGGCCTGGGTCTGTGGCTGGCCACGCCCGGCTTTCTCATCCTGGCCTATCTGTTCGTCGTCAAGCTGATGGGCGAGAGCATCGGTGGCCGGCCGCTCCTGATTGTTGGCGTGATGCTGGTGCTGATGGGCATGACCTTTGTGGCCGCAGGCCTGATCGGGGAAATGCTGACCCGTGTGTACTACGAATCGGGCGGTGGTCGCCAGTACTACGCGGACGAATACCGCATCGACACCACGGCGGAGGCCCCGCAGATGGTGCGCGTAGAGGTGCCGCGCGCGGCAGCCACTGCCGCCATATGA
- a CDS encoding IS3 family transposase (programmed frameshift), whose amino-acid sequence MEQWVKRTQRDYTLAFKLAVVDQVERGELTYRQAHERYGIQGASTVLVWLRKHGRQDWKAASSRGKGLQKMPESPKLLTPEQRIKELEVQLKEAREKAAFFEAVVNVLKRDYGVQVNKKACGQVLTQKLVKGLSVTRACRYMGISRQAHYKRLVCQRARSERDKAVVELASEERRHQPRIGTRKLLHLLKPPLEQAGIQIGRDALFVVLRQARMLVLPRHAYHKTTNSHHHYRRHPNLLKEGPTKTVASGCEQLWVADITYLPTKEKTAYLSLVTDAYSRKIVGWHVHDSLETKQVSQALKMALRQRRTDQPLVHHSDRGVQYCSAQYQRIHARHRITCSMTDGYDCYQNALAERVNGILKMEYLLQRPADLSQARTMVGESVRLYNERRPHLSLKYKTPDAVHRASLANQLGLEISRE is encoded by the exons ATGGAACAGTGGGTTAAGAGAACGCAACGGGACTACACGCTGGCTTTTAAACTCGCAGTAGTCGATCAAGTAGAAAGAGGTGAGCTGACCTACCGGCAGGCCCATGAGCGGTACGGAATCCAGGGCGCCTCAACTGTACTGGTGTGGCTTCGCAAGCACGGACGGCAGGACTGGAAAGCTGCATCATCAAGGGGCAAAGGATTACAGAAGATGCCTGAATCGCCCAAGCTGCTGACTCCAGAGCAGCGCATCAAGGAGCTGGAAGTGCAACTGAAAGAAGCCCGCGAGAAAGCGGCCTTCTTTGAAGCGGTAGTGAACGTGCTCAAGCGCGACTACGGAGTCCAAGTCA ACAAAAAAGCCTGCGGGCAAGTCCTCACGCAAAAGCTCGTCAAAGGGTTAAGCGTCACGAGGGCTTGCCGCTACATGGGAATCAGCCGCCAAGCGCACTACAAGCGCCTGGTCTGCCAGCGTGCACGCAGCGAGCGGGACAAGGCGGTGGTGGAGTTGGCCAGTGAAGAGAGGCGCCATCAGCCACGCATTGGCACGCGCAAACTGCTGCACTTGCTCAAGCCGCCGCTTGAACAGGCGGGAATCCAGATCGGGCGCGATGCACTGTTCGTTGTCCTGCGCCAAGCACGCATGCTGGTGCTGCCACGGCATGCGTACCACAAGACCACCAATAGCCATCATCACTACCGCAGGCACCCCAATCTACTCAAGGAGGGCCCGACCAAAACAGTGGCAAGTGGTTGTGAGCAGCTATGGGTCGCTGACATCACGTATCTACCCACCAAGGAGAAGACTGCCTATCTGAGCCTGGTGACCGATGCCTACTCGCGCAAGATCGTGGGCTGGCACGTGCACGATAGTCTGGAGACCAAGCAGGTCAGCCAAGCGTTGAAGATGGCACTGCGTCAGCGGCGAACAGATCAGCCGCTCGTACACCACTCTGATAGAGGTGTTCAGTACTGCTCGGCTCAATACCAGCGCATCCATGCACGCCACCGCATCACCTGCTCCATGACCGATGGCTACGATTGCTACCAAAACGCTCTGGCTGAGCGGGTCAATGGAATCCTCAAGATGGAATACTTGTTGCAACGACCTGCCGATCTCTCGCAGGCCCGCACCATGGTGGGCGAATCGGTACGGCTGTACAACGAGCGTCGGCCGCACCTGTCCCTAAAATACAAAACGCCCGATGCAGTACATCGGGCGTCTCTCGCCAACCAGCTTGGGCTGGAGATTAGTCGCGAATAG